Part of the Caulifigura coniformis genome, CTGGCGTCTCGCTTGGTCGAACTGACGCCCGCCTTTTCCAGGGCCGCCTCTTTCTGACGCACTTCGATGGCCGCAATCCGTCGCTCCACGGATCGGACGCTGTCGAGGTACTCGTCAAGCTTCTGCTGGTCGGTCTTCGCCAGCGTCCGGCGCAGGTCCTTCGCGCCTCCGAGCACCCGGTCCAGCATTTGCCGGTCGAGAGGATTGGCCTTGGTCACCCGACCGTCTTCACCCTTCTTTCCGAAGAGCCTGTTCAGCACATTCCTGGGATCGATCTCGGCCGGGACAGGCTGAGTGGGCGAACGGTAGCTGCAATGCGAGTAGTACGCCTCATGCAGGCCCGCCTGGTTCTCCTTCCACGTCTGCGGCATGGTCGCCAGCTCGAGCGAGGGCAAGAGCGTCTGGGCGCCAACGTAGTTGGCCATGATCTGGTCGGCCGAGATCGCAATATTGATGCGGCCGCGAGTCTCTGCGTCCGGAAGTCTGGCCGTGAGCCAGGTCGACAGTTCCAGCGCGTGCGGTGCGCCATTGAACGGTGCGTTCGGCACACCGGAAATCCCTTTCATCATCAGGCACTGGTCCAGGATCGGACGCAGTGACTCGAGGGCCGGAGGCGGTGAGTTGTGATACGCCTCCGGGCTCTCCGGCCAGAACTCGTCCATGATGACGCCGTGCGGCATATACATGAACCCGAGCCGGATCGGCGGCTTCGGCGATTTGCCGCCTGCGGCCCGGCCCACGGAATCCAGCAGCGGCAGCGCGAGGGAAACGCCCGCACTCTTCAGCAGGGTGCGACGATTGAAAGGTGTGTTTCGATTCATGTCGTTCACCCTTTGACGGTGCGGTGCGTGAACAGATAACTGGTGACGACCTCAATGATGATCGTCCGCATGCGGTAATCTTCCTGGGCAGTCCTGGCCAGCAGCTGGTCGATCACGATCTCATCG contains:
- a CDS encoding DUF1552 domain-containing protein; its protein translation is MNRNTPFNRRTLLKSAGVSLALPLLDSVGRAAGGKSPKPPIRLGFMYMPHGVIMDEFWPESPEAYHNSPPPALESLRPILDQCLMMKGISGVPNAPFNGAPHALELSTWLTARLPDAETRGRINIAISADQIMANYVGAQTLLPSLELATMPQTWKENQAGLHEAYYSHCSYRSPTQPVPAEIDPRNVLNRLFGKKGEDGRVTKANPLDRQMLDRVLGGAKDLRRTLAKTDQQKLDEYLDSVRSVERRIAAIEVRQKEAALEKAGVSSTKRDASDSPPIEVKIPEGDKRSEYMQVMCDLNVLAFQTDTTRVSTYIGSTPNGVSYPELGFTDKHHSQTHHENREAMVRKVAAITKFNIDQFAYMVNKMASLREGDGTLLDNCIMMWGSGLEDGNKHTRENLPFIVAGRGGGSIHTGRYLPDIKGNQGDLLSTLLACAGVPLDRPIGIATKQITQIFANG